The proteins below come from a single Natrinema sp. SYSU A 869 genomic window:
- a CDS encoding NAD+ synthase → MSADGETFVYSEMAHANGPFLTDRRSLEAVRERIIADIRTQVDDADADGVVVAMSGGIDSTLTTALAVDAVGNENVLGLGLPCHKTDAPHVSEARTIAEGMGIGFQEIQLRPLLEAFKRTIASELESTSNASGRPDERTHETGNAVARLRMVTAYYAANSQSRLVLGTANRSERLLGYFTKYGDGAADVYPIGECYKTEVRALATHIGLPRRIVSKEPTAGFWATQTDAGELGARYDVIDPLLYRLVEEGLPLEEAIVDLRIDRETADEIASLHAATAHKRTIPPTTEIPGRDDGRVDDGADSLK, encoded by the coding sequence ATGAGTGCTGATGGGGAAACGTTCGTCTATTCGGAAATGGCACATGCGAACGGCCCGTTTCTGACCGATCGTCGTTCGCTCGAGGCGGTTCGCGAGCGAATTATCGCCGACATTCGGACACAGGTCGACGACGCCGACGCGGACGGCGTCGTCGTGGCGATGAGCGGCGGCATCGATTCGACGCTGACGACCGCGCTCGCGGTCGACGCCGTCGGTAACGAGAACGTCCTCGGACTGGGACTGCCCTGTCACAAGACCGATGCGCCCCACGTCAGCGAGGCCCGCACGATCGCCGAGGGCATGGGAATCGGGTTTCAGGAGATCCAGTTGCGGCCGTTACTCGAGGCCTTCAAGAGAACGATCGCGAGCGAACTCGAGTCGACATCGAACGCGAGCGGCCGGCCCGATGAGCGGACTCACGAAACCGGCAACGCCGTCGCACGACTGCGGATGGTCACCGCCTACTACGCCGCGAACAGCCAGTCGCGGCTGGTGCTTGGCACCGCAAACCGCTCAGAACGGCTATTGGGGTACTTCACCAAGTACGGCGACGGTGCGGCCGACGTCTACCCGATCGGGGAGTGCTATAAGACGGAGGTCCGGGCGCTCGCCACACACATCGGACTCCCGCGTCGCATCGTCAGCAAGGAGCCGACGGCGGGCTTCTGGGCGACCCAGACCGATGCCGGCGAACTCGGGGCGCGGTACGACGTCATCGATCCGCTGCTGTATCGACTCGTCGAAGAGGGGCTCCCGCTCGAGGAGGCCATTGTCGACCTGCGGATCGACCGCGAGACGGCCGACGAGATCGCGTCCCTGCACGCTGCCACCGCTCACAAACGAACGATTCCACCGACGACGGAAATCCCTGGCCGCGACGATGGCCGGGTTGACGACGGAGCGGACTCTCTCAAGTAG
- a CDS encoding carboxypeptidase M32, translating to MATDQAQSDASEADTYDQFEERVRRISNVGNAAGILQWDQEVVMPDEGTPARAQQLSTLSSISHELLTADETGELLADLEGETTASSREDGETASTDLDEEETAVVRETRRQYDRETSVPQDLVEEISATASNAHPKWKQARAEDDFDHFAPTLEKLVDLKREYANHIDPDADPYAVLFADYEPYIDLETAERVLERLRENLVPLIDAIDDSDAELTTDAFAGQFDDDDQEALARDVLDSLGYDWDRGRLDTAPHPFSSGTQFDARVTTRFEEDDLLGSITSTIHEFGHANYTLGLPDEGYGTPLGEARDLSVHESQSRLWENHVGRSRPFWEHFLPIARERFPELEDVTPDEAYESANQVYDDNLIRVEADELTYHLHIVIRFEIERDLIRGDLEVSEVPEVWNDKYEEYLGVRPETDAEGCLQDIHWSHGDFGYFSTYSLGSVLAAQLYTAADADLGEFDDQIREGEFDELNGWLRENIHQHGKRYVTPDLIENATGEGLTADYFLEYVESKYGDLYDLDGY from the coding sequence ATGGCGACCGATCAGGCCCAGAGCGACGCGAGCGAGGCCGACACGTACGATCAGTTCGAAGAGCGAGTGCGGCGCATCTCGAACGTCGGGAACGCTGCCGGCATCCTGCAGTGGGATCAGGAGGTCGTGATGCCCGACGAGGGCACCCCGGCCCGCGCCCAGCAACTCTCGACGCTGTCCTCGATCAGTCACGAACTTCTGACTGCCGACGAGACCGGCGAGCTGCTCGCGGACCTTGAAGGCGAGACGACTGCGTCGTCTCGAGAAGACGGTGAAACCGCGAGCACCGATCTCGACGAGGAAGAAACCGCCGTCGTCCGCGAAACCCGCCGCCAGTACGACCGCGAGACGAGCGTCCCGCAGGACCTCGTCGAGGAAATTTCGGCGACGGCGTCAAACGCCCATCCGAAGTGGAAGCAGGCCAGAGCGGAGGACGACTTCGACCACTTCGCGCCGACCCTCGAGAAACTGGTCGACCTCAAGCGAGAGTACGCGAACCACATCGATCCCGACGCCGACCCATACGCCGTTCTCTTCGCGGACTACGAGCCCTACATCGACCTCGAGACCGCGGAACGAGTCCTCGAGCGGCTACGTGAGAACCTCGTCCCTCTGATCGACGCGATCGACGACAGTGACGCCGAGCTCACAACGGACGCCTTCGCAGGTCAGTTCGACGATGACGATCAGGAGGCCCTCGCGCGCGATGTGCTCGACTCACTTGGCTACGACTGGGATCGAGGCCGCCTCGATACCGCGCCGCACCCGTTCTCTTCGGGGACGCAGTTCGACGCCCGCGTGACCACCCGCTTCGAGGAGGATGACCTTCTGGGGTCGATCACCTCCACGATCCACGAGTTCGGTCACGCGAACTACACCCTCGGACTCCCGGACGAGGGGTACGGCACGCCGCTCGGCGAGGCCCGCGATCTCTCGGTCCATGAGTCTCAGTCTCGCCTCTGGGAAAACCACGTCGGCCGATCCCGGCCCTTCTGGGAGCACTTCCTGCCGATCGCCCGCGAGCGCTTTCCCGAACTCGAGGACGTTACGCCCGACGAGGCCTACGAGTCTGCCAACCAGGTCTACGACGACAATCTCATCCGCGTCGAGGCGGACGAACTCACCTACCACCTCCACATCGTCATCCGATTCGAGATCGAACGCGATCTGATCCGGGGCGACCTCGAGGTTTCCGAGGTGCCCGAGGTCTGGAACGACAAGTACGAGGAGTACCTGGGCGTGCGTCCCGAAACGGATGCTGAGGGCTGCCTGCAGGACATTCACTGGTCCCACGGAGACTTCGGCTACTTCTCGACGTACTCGTTGGGCTCGGTACTCGCAGCGCAGTTGTACACCGCGGCGGACGCCGATCTCGGCGAATTCGACGATCAGATTCGCGAGGGAGAGTTCGATGAACTCAACGGCTGGCTCCGCGAGAATATTCACCAGCACGGCAAGCGCTACGTCACGCCCGACCTGATCGAGAACGCGACCGGTGAGGGGCTGACCGCGGACTACTTCCTTGAGTACGTCGAGTCGAAGTACGGCGACCTGTACGACCTGGACGGCTACTGA
- the truA gene encoding tRNA pseudouridine(38-40) synthase TruA has product MAPRAFRIAYDGTDYYGFQRQPQPDIPTVEDAIFDALRALEVLAPDADKPAGYAAAGRTDAGVSALAQTIALEAPDWLAPRAVNAELPADVRAWAAADAPEGFHATHHASRRAYTYHLYAPPADEAMSGSDADQTAPAVDDERFRAACETLSGTHDVHNLTPDGRNTERSLTLEADRDGDYLVVTVSAGGFARELVRRLVSLARAIGAGESPLAKIDRVLESEPLPGHKGIAPAPPEPLVLTDVVYPDLAFEIDADAAESARAVFDRRRVDRRTGARVAGQLADGMR; this is encoded by the coding sequence ATGGCTCCCCGCGCGTTTCGGATCGCCTACGACGGCACTGACTACTACGGCTTCCAGCGCCAGCCCCAGCCCGACATCCCCACCGTCGAGGACGCGATCTTCGACGCCCTCCGCGCGCTTGAGGTCCTCGCCCCCGACGCCGACAAGCCCGCGGGCTACGCGGCCGCCGGCCGCACTGACGCCGGCGTCTCCGCACTGGCTCAGACGATCGCGCTCGAGGCACCCGATTGGCTCGCACCCCGGGCGGTGAACGCCGAACTTCCCGCCGATGTACGGGCGTGGGCGGCCGCAGACGCGCCCGAGGGGTTCCACGCGACCCATCACGCGAGCCGCCGGGCATACACCTATCACCTGTACGCGCCACCCGCCGATGAAGCGATGTCCGGTTCGGACGCCGATCAGACCGCGCCCGCCGTCGACGACGAGCGGTTCCGCGCCGCCTGCGAGACGCTGTCGGGCACCCACGATGTCCACAACCTGACGCCGGACGGTCGCAACACGGAGCGCTCGCTGACGCTCGAGGCCGACCGCGATGGCGACTACCTCGTCGTCACCGTCAGCGCGGGCGGCTTCGCTCGGGAACTCGTCCGCCGACTCGTCTCGCTCGCCCGCGCGATCGGTGCCGGCGAGTCTCCGCTCGCGAAGATCGATCGCGTCCTCGAGTCCGAGCCGTTGCCCGGTCATAAGGGAATCGCGCCTGCCCCGCCGGAGCCGCTCGTGCTGACCGACGTGGTCTACCCCGATCTTGCCTTCGAGATCGACGCGGACGCAGCCGAGAGCGCTCGAGCCGTGTTCGACCGCCGCCGCGTCGACCGACGGACTGGGGCGCGGGTCGCCGGACAGCTGGCCGACGGGATGCGCTGA
- a CDS encoding SDR family oxidoreductase, with protein MSDTLEQGTAIVTGASSGIGAATCRELAAEGANVVLAARSEDRLTSVADDLEATHDVETLVVPTNVREEDDVDALIDETVAAFGGIDVLVNNAGLSRGSKVESLSTEEYETIQETNVDGVFYASRAAIPHVCESEGHLIFVASFAGRHPRPANPVYAASKWWVRGFAKSLAAQIGDADVGVTIINPAEVRSEFETPDGETFAERFDEDEASAPQEVAEAIRFAASQDHSSVSELDINRRGKFADTFH; from the coding sequence ATGTCAGACACGCTCGAGCAGGGAACGGCGATCGTCACGGGCGCGAGTTCGGGAATCGGCGCGGCGACGTGTCGCGAACTCGCGGCCGAGGGAGCGAACGTCGTCCTCGCGGCCCGCAGCGAGGACCGACTGACGAGCGTCGCGGACGACCTCGAGGCGACCCACGACGTCGAGACGCTGGTCGTCCCGACGAACGTCCGCGAGGAGGACGACGTCGACGCGCTCATCGACGAGACCGTCGCGGCGTTCGGCGGCATCGACGTCCTGGTGAACAACGCGGGACTGTCCCGGGGCAGCAAGGTCGAATCGCTGTCGACCGAGGAGTACGAGACGATCCAGGAGACCAACGTCGACGGCGTCTTCTACGCGTCGCGGGCGGCGATACCCCACGTCTGCGAGAGCGAGGGCCACCTGATCTTCGTCGCCAGCTTCGCCGGCCGACATCCGCGGCCCGCCAACCCGGTCTACGCGGCCTCGAAGTGGTGGGTCCGGGGCTTCGCCAAGAGTCTCGCGGCCCAGATCGGCGACGCCGACGTGGGGGTCACGATTATCAACCCCGCCGAGGTCCGTTCGGAGTTTGAGACCCCCGATGGCGAGACCTTCGCCGAGCGGTTCGACGAGGACGAGGCCAGCGCCCCTCAGGAGGTTGCCGAAGCGATTCGATTCGCCGCGTCTCAGGACCACTCGAGCGTGAGCGAACTCGATATCAACCGTCGGGGCAAGTTCGCCGACACCTTCCACTGA
- the pepF gene encoding oligoendopeptidase F encodes MSSVPERSEVDEGYTWDLESIYATDDDWEAAYEAVAEHVDDLDTYEGQVTDDAKTLLEILELRDEIMREVSMVAAYARMRRDEDTTNQQYQALTARSQSLAADAQSAASFIDPELQELTREEFDEMVAEAPALETYDHYVDDVLRMKPHTRSAEVEELLADLSEVTGATGEVYNMLSNADMAFPTVETPEDDEEDAIEITQSNFTNLLKRPNRDFRQRVYESYFDEWESVRNTVAASYKNSVKADVKTAQARNYDTAREAALDGPNVPVDVYDTLVDTVHDNIDKLHHHTELKEQALGVDELQMWDVYMPLTGDEGPDLEYDQATEYVVDALAPLGEEYQSRVAEGLDSRWVDVYENEGKQAGAYSGGTYDTQPFILLNYQRDISSMYTLAHELGHSMHSELTKEEQPFIYSNYEIFVAEVASTVNEALLTNHLLETVDDPEFRKHVLNEFLERVRSTLYRQTLFAEFEHETHRLEENGEPLTADRLDDLYRGLKEDYYEPAAIDDRIAREWMRIPHFYRAFYVYQYATGISAALAIVDDVLENGQSAADDYLEFLRHGSREYPLELLRIAGVDMSSSGPIDRALETYGQRLEEFESLLD; translated from the coding sequence ATGAGTTCCGTTCCCGAACGCTCCGAGGTCGACGAGGGATATACCTGGGACCTCGAGAGCATTTACGCGACCGATGACGACTGGGAGGCCGCCTACGAGGCGGTCGCCGAGCACGTTGATGACCTCGACACCTACGAGGGACAGGTTACCGACGACGCCAAAACCCTCCTCGAGATCCTCGAACTCCGCGACGAGATCATGCGCGAGGTCTCGATGGTCGCGGCCTACGCTCGAATGCGCCGCGACGAAGACACGACGAACCAGCAGTACCAGGCGTTGACGGCCCGATCGCAGTCGCTCGCGGCTGACGCCCAGTCCGCGGCCTCCTTCATCGACCCCGAACTGCAGGAGTTGACCCGCGAGGAGTTCGACGAGATGGTCGCGGAGGCACCTGCCCTCGAGACCTACGACCACTACGTCGACGACGTGCTCCGGATGAAACCCCATACGCGCTCAGCCGAAGTCGAGGAGCTACTCGCCGACCTGAGCGAGGTCACGGGCGCGACGGGCGAGGTATACAACATGCTCTCGAACGCGGACATGGCGTTCCCGACGGTCGAGACGCCCGAGGACGACGAGGAGGATGCGATCGAGATCACCCAGAGCAACTTCACGAACCTGCTCAAGCGTCCCAACCGCGACTTTCGCCAGCGCGTCTACGAATCCTACTTCGACGAGTGGGAGTCGGTCCGGAACACGGTCGCGGCCAGCTACAAGAACAGCGTCAAAGCCGACGTCAAGACCGCTCAGGCGCGCAACTACGACACCGCACGTGAAGCGGCCCTCGATGGCCCGAACGTCCCCGTCGACGTCTACGACACGCTCGTCGATACCGTCCACGACAATATCGACAAGCTCCACCACCACACGGAACTCAAGGAGCAGGCGCTTGGCGTCGACGAACTGCAGATGTGGGACGTCTACATGCCACTGACCGGTGACGAGGGTCCCGATCTCGAGTACGATCAGGCAACCGAATACGTCGTCGACGCGCTCGCACCCCTCGGCGAGGAGTACCAGTCTCGAGTCGCCGAGGGGCTGGACTCCCGCTGGGTCGACGTCTACGAGAACGAAGGGAAACAAGCCGGCGCGTACTCCGGCGGGACCTATGACACCCAGCCCTTCATCCTCCTGAACTACCAGCGGGACATCTCCTCGATGTACACGCTGGCTCACGAACTCGGCCACTCGATGCACTCTGAGCTCACGAAAGAGGAACAGCCCTTCATCTACTCGAACTACGAAATCTTCGTCGCCGAGGTCGCCAGCACCGTCAACGAGGCGCTGCTGACCAATCACCTCCTCGAGACCGTCGACGATCCTGAGTTCCGGAAACACGTCCTCAACGAGTTCCTCGAGCGCGTGCGCTCGACGCTGTACCGCCAGACCCTCTTCGCGGAGTTCGAACACGAGACCCACCGCCTCGAAGAAAACGGCGAACCGCTCACCGCCGACCGACTGGACGACCTCTACCGCGGGCTCAAGGAAGACTACTACGAGCCCGCCGCGATCGACGACCGCATCGCCCGCGAGTGGATGCGTATCCCCCACTTCTACCGGGCTTTCTATGTCTACCAGTACGCGACCGGCATCTCCGCCGCACTCGCCATCGTCGACGATGTCCTCGAGAACGGCCAGTCTGCCGCCGACGACTACCTCGAGTTCCTCCGCCACGGCTCCCGGGAGTACCCGCTCGAACTCCTGCGGATCGCCGGCGTCGACATGAGCTCCTCGGGGCCGATCGACCGCGCGCTCGAGACCTACGGCCAGCGCCTCGAGGAGTTCGAGTCGCTGCTTGACTGA
- a CDS encoding proteasome-activating nucleotidase, which translates to MSRSPSIPDRPHRDIDSELPDDERLEALRGHYEDLVDVNDQLSDQLDDAEDRRERLREKVDRVERENETLKSSSLYIATVEDVLEDEQVVVKQHGNNQEVLTDVSSRIVDRVEPGDRVAVNDSFAIQTVLDTETDARAQSMEITEKPEVTYADIGGIDEQVREVREAVEQPLTEPEIFNEVGIDPPSGVLLYGPPGTGKTMLAKAVANETNATFIKMAGSELVRKFIGEGSRLVRDLFEMARERQPAIIFIDEIDAIATRRTESKTSGDAEVQRTMMQLLSEMDGFEARGEIRIIAATNRFDMLDRAILRPGRFDRLIEVPEPDRDGREQILSIHTRNMNIADGVDFSSLADDTDGYSGADIESLATESGMFAIRNGRDEVTHQDFANALEKIEEDDSSDVVSSAGYFYQ; encoded by the coding sequence ATGTCTCGAAGCCCGTCTATTCCCGACCGACCTCACCGCGATATCGACTCAGAGCTCCCCGATGACGAACGGCTCGAGGCGCTCCGTGGGCATTACGAGGATCTGGTCGACGTGAACGACCAGCTCTCCGACCAGCTCGACGACGCCGAGGACCGCCGCGAGCGACTCCGGGAGAAAGTCGATCGTGTCGAACGAGAAAACGAGACGCTCAAGAGTTCGTCGCTATACATCGCCACAGTCGAGGACGTCCTCGAGGACGAACAGGTCGTCGTCAAACAGCACGGCAACAATCAGGAAGTGCTGACCGACGTCTCCTCGCGTATCGTCGACCGCGTCGAGCCCGGCGACCGCGTCGCGGTCAACGACTCCTTCGCGATCCAGACGGTTCTGGACACCGAGACCGACGCGCGCGCCCAGTCGATGGAGATCACGGAGAAGCCGGAAGTCACCTACGCCGACATCGGCGGTATCGACGAGCAGGTCCGCGAAGTCCGCGAGGCCGTCGAGCAGCCGCTGACCGAGCCCGAAATCTTCAACGAGGTCGGCATCGACCCGCCGAGTGGCGTCCTCCTCTACGGACCGCCGGGGACGGGGAAGACGATGCTCGCCAAGGCTGTTGCCAACGAAACCAACGCTACCTTCATCAAGATGGCCGGCTCGGAACTCGTCCGCAAGTTCATCGGTGAGGGCTCGCGGCTCGTCCGCGACCTCTTCGAGATGGCCCGCGAGCGCCAGCCCGCCATCATCTTCATCGACGAGATCGACGCCATCGCGACTCGTCGAACGGAGTCCAAGACCTCCGGCGACGCCGAGGTCCAGCGGACCATGATGCAACTGCTCTCCGAGATGGACGGCTTCGAGGCCCGCGGTGAGATCCGTATCATCGCCGCTACCAACCGCTTCGACATGCTCGATCGGGCCATTCTACGCCCCGGACGGTTCGACCGCCTCATCGAAGTCCCCGAACCTGACCGCGACGGCCGCGAACAGATCCTCTCGATCCATACCCGCAATATGAACATCGCTGACGGCGTCGACTTCAGCTCGCTCGCCGACGACACCGACGGCTACTCCGGTGCCGACATCGAAAGCCTCGCCACCGAATCCGGCATGTTCGCCATCCGCAACGGCCGCGACGAAGTTACACATCAGGACTTCGCCAACGCCTTAGAGAAGATCGAAGAGGACGACTCGAGCGACGTCGTGTCCTCGGCCGGCTACTTCTACCAGTAG
- a CDS encoding M28 family metallopeptidase yields MDDGDRETGSADSDQTPALERAIGRAWTDDRPWDLLTRLTELPHRMGGSGGERRAAEIVRKTLSDAGLEDVRIDEFPMRCWERGTTEFAVLEGETETGARAGGDAVATDRIDRSFEAIALPYSPANDVEGPLVDIGYGTPEEIDDAALQGGIAVASTTTPPGKRFVHRMEKFGHAAAAGAEAFVFGNHVPGQLPPTGALKFDAEAAVPGVGVSAETHDWLTDYADGGARARLRVDATTWDGSSQNVHGRLGGEARSASGQSSGRSSRETDDEVLVLAHYDAHDIGEGALDNGCGIATVAGATSVLAAIEDDLECPVRIAGVGCEEIGLLGAEALADDLPLESIRAVVNVDGAGRFRNLRALSHGSESLAELADDVTDAFGQPVVHEPDPHPFSDHWPFLRAGVPALQLHSEPLEGSERGRGWGHTAADTRDKADPRNLRDHAVLTALLVRELTRRDVPRIDERELREQLQAQEYESGMRAAEMWPDAWL; encoded by the coding sequence ATGGACGACGGCGACCGAGAAACGGGGTCGGCCGACTCGGACCAGACACCGGCCCTCGAGCGCGCAATCGGCCGAGCGTGGACCGACGATCGACCGTGGGACCTGCTGACCCGACTGACCGAACTCCCCCATCGGATGGGCGGCTCGGGTGGCGAGCGCCGAGCCGCCGAAATCGTCCGCAAAACCCTCTCCGATGCGGGTCTCGAGGACGTTCGAATCGACGAGTTTCCCATGCGGTGCTGGGAGCGTGGCACGACCGAATTCGCAGTCCTCGAGGGCGAGACGGAAACGGGAGCCCGAGCGGGCGGCGACGCGGTGGCCACCGATCGAATCGATCGGTCGTTCGAGGCGATTGCACTGCCGTATTCGCCGGCTAACGATGTCGAGGGGCCGCTGGTCGACATCGGCTACGGCACCCCCGAGGAGATCGACGATGCGGCCTTGCAGGGCGGGATCGCCGTCGCGAGTACGACAACGCCGCCGGGCAAGCGGTTCGTCCACCGGATGGAGAAGTTCGGCCACGCCGCAGCGGCGGGGGCAGAGGCGTTCGTCTTCGGCAACCACGTCCCTGGACAGTTACCGCCGACGGGTGCCCTGAAGTTCGACGCCGAGGCCGCCGTTCCGGGGGTCGGCGTCAGCGCCGAAACGCACGACTGGCTCACGGACTACGCCGATGGCGGCGCGCGCGCTCGACTCCGCGTCGACGCCACCACGTGGGATGGCTCGAGTCAGAACGTCCACGGCAGACTCGGTGGCGAGGCGCGTAGCGCCTCGGGACAGTCGAGCGGACGGAGTTCGCGAGAGACTGACGACGAGGTGCTCGTCCTCGCTCACTACGATGCCCACGACATCGGCGAGGGTGCGCTCGACAACGGCTGTGGAATCGCGACCGTTGCCGGCGCGACATCGGTCCTCGCGGCGATCGAGGACGACCTCGAGTGTCCGGTCCGGATCGCTGGCGTCGGCTGCGAGGAGATCGGGCTGCTCGGTGCCGAGGCGCTCGCTGACGATCTGCCCCTCGAGTCGATTCGGGCAGTCGTCAACGTCGACGGCGCGGGGCGGTTCCGGAACCTGCGGGCACTGTCACACGGCTCCGAGTCGCTCGCGGAACTCGCGGACGACGTGACTGACGCCTTCGGCCAGCCGGTCGTCCACGAGCCGGATCCACACCCGTTCAGCGACCACTGGCCGTTCCTGCGGGCGGGCGTGCCGGCGCTGCAACTCCACAGCGAACCGCTCGAGGGCAGCGAGCGCGGCCGCGGCTGGGGGCATACGGCGGCGGACACGCGAGACAAGGCCGACCCGCGGAATCTCCGGGACCACGCTGTCCTGACTGCGCTGCTCGTCCGCGAACTCACGAGACGAGACGTGCCGCGGATCGACGAGCGTGAGCTTCGCGAACAGTTGCAGGCACAGGAGTACGAGTCGGGAATGCGTGCCGCGGAGATGTGGCCCGACGCGTGGTTGTGA
- a CDS encoding PINc/VapC family ATPase produces MNVVPDTSVVIDGRVSATIEDGQFEGATICVPEAVVAELEAQANDGIDGGWDGLEELQRLADLADDGVIELRYVGERPSAIERGHASEGEIDALIRDLAEELDATFVTSDIVQSEVAQAKGLDVEHVSPEIRKVGTLAVEEFFDEQTMSVHLKTDAVPKAKRGELGAMHYEAIADEPLDEATMDEYAREVVDGAKEAPDGFIELSEPGMKIVQFRDYRIAIGRPPFSDGIEITAVRPIAQTDIEDYEHADELKERLLERQRGVLISGAPGAGKSTFAQAVARYISDHDYSVKTMEKPRDLQVGPDITQYTELGGEMAKTADALLMVRPDYTIYDEVRKTNDFEVFADMRLAGVGMIGVVHATRPIDALQRLVGRVELGMIPQVVDTVVYIEAGEVETVYNVKTEVKVPAGLTEEDLARPVIQVTDFQTGEPEYEIYTFNRQVVTVPLDDEEGGPANESGVDRIAKQEIEREIRSIAQGYVDVELKSQDKAIVFVEEDDISSVIGKGGGRITDVENRLGIDIDVRTHDENPNYGAGSGGGGASANGSGSSGGSGAQAGQMVKPEITSRHIVIPVDGSHGETVEVRAGSEYLFTATVSRGGEIQVSRGSAIAEELEQAIDRKDPVTIVPS; encoded by the coding sequence ATGAACGTCGTGCCGGATACGAGCGTGGTTATCGACGGCCGCGTCTCGGCGACTATCGAAGACGGGCAGTTCGAGGGAGCGACGATCTGCGTGCCCGAAGCAGTCGTCGCAGAACTCGAGGCGCAGGCCAACGACGGGATCGACGGCGGCTGGGACGGCTTAGAAGAGCTCCAGCGGCTGGCCGACCTCGCCGACGATGGGGTCATCGAACTCCGGTACGTCGGCGAGCGGCCCAGCGCGATCGAGCGAGGCCACGCCTCGGAAGGCGAGATCGACGCTCTGATTCGCGATCTCGCGGAGGAGCTCGACGCGACATTCGTCACCAGCGATATCGTCCAGTCCGAGGTCGCTCAGGCGAAAGGGCTCGACGTCGAGCACGTCTCCCCCGAAATACGAAAGGTCGGGACGCTGGCCGTCGAGGAGTTCTTCGACGAGCAGACGATGAGCGTCCACCTCAAGACCGACGCCGTCCCGAAGGCCAAACGCGGCGAACTTGGCGCGATGCACTACGAGGCGATCGCCGACGAGCCACTCGACGAAGCGACGATGGACGAGTACGCCCGCGAGGTCGTCGACGGCGCGAAGGAGGCCCCCGACGGCTTTATCGAGCTCTCCGAGCCGGGCATGAAGATCGTCCAATTCCGGGACTACCGGATCGCCATCGGCCGCCCGCCCTTCTCCGACGGCATCGAGATCACCGCCGTCCGGCCGATCGCCCAGACCGACATTGAGGACTACGAGCACGCCGACGAACTGAAAGAGCGGCTGCTCGAGCGCCAGCGCGGCGTCCTGATCTCGGGAGCTCCGGGAGCCGGGAAGTCGACGTTCGCACAGGCGGTCGCCCGCTACATTTCGGACCACGACTACTCGGTCAAGACCATGGAGAAACCGCGGGACCTGCAGGTCGGCCCGGACATCACCCAGTACACGGAACTGGGCGGTGAGATGGCGAAGACGGCCGACGCCCTGCTGATGGTCCGACCGGACTACACCATCTACGACGAGGTCCGCAAGACCAACGACTTCGAGGTCTTCGCGGACATGCGGTTGGCCGGTGTGGGCATGATCGGCGTCGTCCACGCGACGCGCCCGATTGACGCCCTCCAGCGGCTCGTCGGACGGGTCGAACTCGGGATGATCCCCCAGGTCGTCGACACCGTCGTCTACATCGAGGCCGGCGAGGTCGAGACGGTCTACAACGTCAAGACCGAAGTCAAGGTTCCCGCCGGTCTCACCGAGGAGGACCTCGCTCGCCCGGTCATCCAGGTCACGGATTTCCAGACCGGCGAGCCCGAGTACGAGATCTACACCTTCAACCGACAGGTCGTCACCGTCCCGCTGGACGACGAAGAGGGCGGTCCTGCAAACGAGTCCGGCGTCGATCGCATCGCCAAACAGGAGATCGAACGGGAGATCCGCTCGATCGCCCAGGGCTACGTCGATGTCGAACTCAAGAGCCAGGACAAGGCCATCGTCTTCGTCGAGGAAGACGACATCTCGAGCGTCATCGGCAAGGGCGGCGGGCGCATCACCGACGTCGAGAATCGTCTGGGGATCGACATCGACGTCCGAACCCACGACGAGAACCCCAACTACGGTGCGGGGAGCGGTGGCGGCGGTGCCAGCGCGAACGGCAGCGGCAGTAGCGGCGGTAGTGGCGCGCAGGCAGGCCAGATGGTCAAACCGGAAATCACCTCGAGACACATCGTTATCCCCGTCGACGGCAGCCACGGCGAGACCGTTGAGGTGCGAGCCGGCAGCGAGTACCTCTTCACCGCGACGGTGAGCCGCGGTGGTGAAATTCAGGTGTCGCGAGGCAGTGCGATCGCGGAGGAACTCGAGCAGGCAATCGACCGGAAAGATCCGGTAACGATCGTGCCGTCGTAA
- a CDS encoding helix-turn-helix domain-containing protein: MAETDGEEIEDLPPSAKLVFKVLEYDGPLTQKQIVEESMLSARTVRYALERLEEIGIVDEDIYFADARQSLYRLEDPVAADGNGGVEESPKKDACCAE; the protein is encoded by the coding sequence ATGGCAGAGACCGACGGGGAGGAGATCGAAGACTTGCCACCGAGCGCGAAACTCGTCTTCAAGGTTCTCGAGTACGACGGGCCGCTGACGCAAAAACAGATCGTCGAGGAATCGATGCTCTCGGCCCGAACGGTGCGATACGCACTCGAGCGACTCGAGGAGATCGGGATCGTTGACGAGGATATCTACTTTGCGGACGCCCGTCAGAGCCTCTATCGGCTTGAGGATCCGGTCGCGGCCGACGGCAACGGCGGTGTCGAGGAGTCCCCGAAGAAAGACGCGTGCTGTGCCGAATAA